The stretch of DNA AGGCTGGGGCTCCTGGTCATCGGCGACGCCAAGCGGGGCGACATCGGCTCCACCGCCCGGGCCTACGCCGGCGCCTTCCTCGGCCCCGAGGCCCCCTGGCCCGTGGACGCCCTGACCGTCAACCCCTACCTGGGCTCCGACGCCGTGGAGCCGTTCCTCGTGGAGGCGGCCGCCGGCGGGAGGGGGGTCTACCTCCTCGCGCGCACCAGCAACCCTGGAGCGCGTGATTTGCAGGACCTGGAGCTGAAAAACGGCGAGCCTCTCTGGCGCGGCGTCGCCGGGCTGATTGCCCGCTGGAGCACGGCCTACCCAGGGACGGTGGGCGCGGTTTTCGGCGCCACCTACCCCGACGAGCTGCGGGCGGGGGCGGAACTCCTCCCTGACACGCCGCTCCTCCTGCCGGGGTATGGAGCCCAGGGGGCGGGCGCCGCGGACGTCGCCTTCGCCCTTACCGGGGCGAACCTCGTCAACTCCAGCCGGGGCATCATCTTCGCCTTCGAGAAAACCGGGGGCGACTGGCGCGAGGCCGCCGCCGAGGCGGCCCGGACGATGAGAGACGAACTGAACTCCGCCTCGGGTTCCTTTTAAAAAAAACCCCCAAGCCTTTCCGGCGGACGGAGGATTAATGCGAGCGACAATTTTCCTGACCCTTCTATGCGTTTCCCTCGCCCCGGCGGGGGGCCCCGACCTCTCGGCGGACCTCTACGCCATTTTCGGCTCGGACTTCACCCGGGGCCAACTGGATTACGCCGACTACGCGGGCGACGGCGACGGCCTCTATTTCGGCGCCCTTCACCTCCGGCCCTCCCTCTCGTGGGAGGACCTGGGCGACCTGCGGGCGGTCCTCACCGTGGACCTGGACGACGTCGTAGACCCCACAGTGGACCTTGGGCTCTACGATGTGACCGCCGGGGTGGAGCTGCCGCCGGTCGGTGAACTGCGGGCCGGGGCCCATTACGTCGCCCTAGGCGACGGCGGCCGGTACAACGCCGAGCTCGGCGGGCTCTATCCCGAGCCGCGCATTTACGGCGCCCGGCCGCTGGGGTTGAGCCTGGATCGCGACTTCGGCGGTCTCTACTACCGCTTCACCGCCGGGGTGGGGAGGACGGACGAGCCTTCCGACAACTCCCTCTTCGCCCTGACGCTGGGCTACGCCGACGAGACGGTGAGCGTGGCGCTTCACGCGGCGGCCGATTCCAAGCCTTACAACGTGCGCAACCTCTTCTTCGCCCAGTACGCCTCCCGGGCTCCCGGCGTGCGCGCGAACTACATGCCCGGCACCTGGAGCTACCGCGAGCTGCAGCTGGACAAAGAGCCGGTGACCCGTTACGACCTCCTCCAGACCCTGGCGCTGGGGATGACCCTGGACGGGGGGGCCGGAGAGCAGCTCGGGTACCACCTCACCCTGGCCTACACCTCTTACGCCGATGTGGACCCGTCGGTCACCGCGTTCAACCTGACCGGGGGGAGCCACCTCTTCCTCTACCCGGAGCTCGTGTTCCGCCTCGGATGGTTCGAGGCCTACGTGGCCGGTCTGGTGGATTACTGGAAGTCCAACGACCCCGACGGCATAGACGTCATTGACGCCTACGGCATCGGAGAGCTCGTCTCCTCGACCCTGGCCTACGAGGTTTACGCCGAGGCCGATTTCCAGGTCACCGACAACCTGCGGCTCGCGCTGGGTGGCGGATATACCGAACCCTCCATCTCGGGACAGGACATCTCCGAAACCCCGGGCGACGACACCCTCGACATCTCCATCTTCGCCACCCCCCGGGTCGTATGGTCGGTGGAAACGGAGTCGGTCGAGCTCGAGTTCACCCTGGGCGGGCTGTACCGGCAGTGGGCGGTGGCGCTCTACGACGTCACCGGCGGCGATCCGGACGAGAGCCGGGAGATATCCGGCTGGTTCCGGGTCACGGCGGGCTTCTGAACCGGCGGGAACCGACCCGCAAACAAAGTTGTACCCCTTCGATCCATTTGGTACAACCGGTCGCTAGTTAAGGAACCACACATATGCAGACATACTCAAAACAACAAGCTTTCGACAAAATAAAGAAATTAGTCGATACCTTTGCCGATAATGAGACCTTGCTACAAGATACAGCTGAGGCTCAAATTGAGGAGAACTACATCCGTCCGCTATTCAGTGCTCTAAATTGGAATACGGAGAATGAAGGTTTATCACCTGCAAATTGGGAGTTCGTACTCCAAGACACGGACAAGAAGGGCAAGAGGCCGGACTATCGTTTGCAGCTAAATGGGCAACATCTGTGTTTAATGGATGCAAAGATGGTCAAGTACAGCATGCATGACCCCAGGTGGCAGTGGCAAGTTTACAAGTACGCCTACGCTACACAAAATAACCCCACGCAACATAAAGTGGACTTCGGAGTCTTGACGGATTTTCAGGAATTTATTCTTCTCGACTGCACTTTCGAGGCAAAGGAACAAGAAGCAGTCAACAACTTCCGTGTACTGGATTGGCGCTATAATGACTATGTGAACCAGTTTGACCAGCTTTGGAAATTGTTTGAACGAAACAACATGCTTGAGGCTAGCCGTGACCGAAAGACTGGATTGTGGTCATGTTACTTATCTCCAGAACAAGCAAAGGCTAACCGCGTTGCCCCTGACAAGGGATTTCTCGACAAGCTCGACCACGAAAAGACCGGCTGGAGAATACGGTTAGCCAAAGATATGAAGAAGTGCTGCCCTAGCCTTACCGGGGAGGTCATTACCGGGGCTGTCCAACTTATCATTGACAGAATTATGTTCATCAAAGCAATATCTGATAGGGATATTGACGATGACTATCTTGCAAAACTAGGTGAGTGCGTAGAAAAGAATGGATTGGATGAAAACGACCGCGACTGGTTTATCGCGGCAAAACCGCTATTCGACCGGCTGGATCGCTTCTATAATGGTAGTGTGTTCGCACCCCGACCGGAACTGGAAGCAGTAGTCACATCCAATCGTGTTGTTCGAGACATCATTCGTGAACTCGATCCCAATCATTCGCCCTATGACCTCAGTTATCTTCCAGTCGAAATCCTTGGAACGATCTACGAACGTTTTCTTGGCAATGTTGTCCGCACGACAGACCATCAGGTAAAGATTGAAGAAAAGCCAGAGGTTAAAAAAGCCAAGGGCGTCTACTACACGCCCTCATACATCGTGGATTACATTGTCGAACATACTGTGGGCAGGTTGCTTGCCGATTGTAAGACTCCCGAAGATGTAGAGAAGTTGAAGATTCTCGACCCCGCCTGTGGCTCCGGTAGTTTCCTTCTCGGTGCATACAACGCTTTAATAGATTGGCATAAAGCCTTCTATGCAACAAAAACCAAACCGGCCCGCGAAGCAGCCTATCGGGATGCCAATGGGACTATTCGACTTACAGCAAAACTCAAAAGAAAAATTCTTAGCAACAACATTTTTGGTGTTGACATAGACCAGCAAGCGGTAGAGGTTACTCGATTTTCTCTTTCACTTAAGGCTTTGGAGGACACCCGTAAGGATGAACTCGATGAGGAGCGGAATCTGTTCAAGGAAACCATGTTGCCTGACCTCAAGAGTAACATCGTCTGTGGTAACTCGCTCATTGGCACAGATATATTGGAGGGCCGTCTTTTTACCCCCAAAGAGGAGTGCAAGCTCAACCCCATGAACTATAAAGATAAATTCCCAAATATTATGGCGCAGGGAGGCTTTGATTTAGTGATTGGTAATCCACCTTGGGGGGCAGAATTTTCCGAACCAGAACTAGAGTATCTCAGACAAAAAAACAAGGATAT from bacterium encodes:
- the pyrF gene encoding orotidine-5'-phosphate decarboxylase, whose product is MTATYRDRLLQAVGEKGSRVCVGLDPRYDRLPEELRRSVEDRAGGASTIARAEAYRLFCRGIIEAVAPHAAAVKPQLAFFEEAGPAALAALVDVVHHARRLGLLVIGDAKRGDIGSTARAYAGAFLGPEAPWPVDALTVNPYLGSDAVEPFLVEAAAGGRGVYLLARTSNPGARDLQDLELKNGEPLWRGVAGLIARWSTAYPGTVGAVFGATYPDELRAGAELLPDTPLLLPGYGAQGAGAADVAFALTGANLVNSSRGIIFAFEKTGGDWREAAAEAARTMRDELNSASGSF
- a CDS encoding N-6 DNA methylase, giving the protein MQTYSKQQAFDKIKKLVDTFADNETLLQDTAEAQIEENYIRPLFSALNWNTENEGLSPANWEFVLQDTDKKGKRPDYRLQLNGQHLCLMDAKMVKYSMHDPRWQWQVYKYAYATQNNPTQHKVDFGVLTDFQEFILLDCTFEAKEQEAVNNFRVLDWRYNDYVNQFDQLWKLFERNNMLEASRDRKTGLWSCYLSPEQAKANRVAPDKGFLDKLDHEKTGWRIRLAKDMKKCCPSLTGEVITGAVQLIIDRIMFIKAISDRDIDDDYLAKLGECVEKNGLDENDRDWFIAAKPLFDRLDRFYNGSVFAPRPELEAVVTSNRVVRDIIRELDPNHSPYDLSYLPVEILGTIYERFLGNVVRTTDHQVKIEEKPEVKKAKGVYYTPSYIVDYIVEHTVGRLLADCKTPEDVEKLKILDPACGSGSFLLGAYNALIDWHKAFYATKTKPAREAAYRDANGTIRLTAKLKRKILSNNIFGVDIDQQAVEVTRFSLSLKALEDTRKDELDEERNLFKETMLPDLKSNIVCGNSLIGTDILEGRLFTPKEECKLNPMNYKDKFPNIMAQGGFDLVIGNPPWGAEFSEPELEYLRQKNKDIIVRMIDSFMYFVHQGCLKLTSRGYFGMILPDVVLYQIDNMNLRKFMLAGFNIKSLFNMGDVFVKVTRPASIIILAKPKILKNVVEIGNFSHLPKSEKASSLLDVSIKEKVQQEVLEKIPWYLFITENPSYYNIWTKVKDSPHLLLQDYVDEDGIQRGVSPDLKEAFIVDSTNMQKYKLEVKKLKKTMTGGQHVKRYYIDYPDLWVIYTDRNEDFNKLPHICHYIDQFKNQVTCVEVQQKKHPLYSLHRPRKKRIFLKEEKFVGVITEDEIIVALDSKQTFVTDGLYIFGVRKCINSKYLMAILNSKLFVFIYRLLALESGRVLAQVKPSIIKQLPIRTIDFDNKDDKVMHDRLVVLVERMLIAKKEWSTAQTEKDKTYYKDKCDAIDKQINELVYDLYGLTPEEIEIVKAVQAPR